Proteins encoded within one genomic window of Trichoderma asperellum chromosome 2, complete sequence:
- a CDS encoding uncharacterized protein (EggNog:ENOG41), which yields MVFFQRNLYTPESSFTPLFRLLDDFDNYSRQGSGAQHASHRAVAHWQPKFDVRETGEAYELHGELPGLNKQDVHIEFTDPQTLHIRGKVERTYTAGTPPTDAIEDASMSGAITESAEQERPKSPHQATVEDELEDGATTNTTTAASEIEVAKAAPTKQKPTDTAKYWLSERSVGEFSRTFNFPTRLNQDGVTASFKDGILNVVVPKAAKHEPRRIAVF from the coding sequence ATGGTCTTCTTCCAGCGCAACCTTTACACTCCCGAGAGCTCTTTCACTCCTCTCTTCCGTCTGCTTGACGATTTTGACAATTACTCCCGTCAAGGCAGTGGCGCACAACATGCTAGTCATCGCGCAGTCGCACACTGGCAGCCCAAATTTGATGTCCGCGAAACGGGAGAGGCTTACGAGCTACACGGCGAACTCCCTGGCTTGAACAAGCAAGACGTTCACATCGAATTCACCGATCCTCAAACCCTACACATCAGAGGAAAAGTTGAGCGCACTTACACAGCTGGTACTCCTCCTACCGATGCTATAGAGGATGCTTCAATGAGTGGCGCAATTACCGAGTCTGCAGAGCAAGAACGCCCCAAGTCTCCTCATCAAGCCACCGTCGAAGATGAGCTAGAAGATGGAGCGACTACGAATACCACCACTGCTGCCTCCGAAATTGAGGTTGCCAAGGCTGCGCCAACCAAGCAGAAACCTACCGACACTGCCAAATACTGGCTCAGTGAGCGCAGTGTTGGGGAATTTTCTCGCACCTTCAATTTCCCTACTCGACTCAACCAGGACGGTGTGACAGCCAGCTTCAAAGACGGCATCCTTAACGTTGTCGTCCCTAAGGCGGCTAAGCACGAACCTCGTCGCATCGCAGTGTTCTAA
- a CDS encoding uncharacterized protein (EggNog:ENOG41), whose product MELLPCQLCSASPNQHPKKSTYTLRSTNMMSSPTLPPELLLLIVEAVMPPNPHLLFPASNTTTRTLLALTKVSRATHAQATRLLRQRCMFIDSSRRLANILLCMPRLVPSLPPVLSLQHISELYIAPFRDTLDDLPTAQWVRELFCEVSETLRRLVVQMPFASLDPMEDHLSVRQTLRDGFEKLHKLEEFTCLEEYPMLSVSNSHTDVWRLWPELKRMVLFGAPVDSHWLWWDIATLPKLEHVVLARPVHLDAVNIKDEYFHKLPPEDVRLKRDIKIVLMDLAYELGTVRTEKWQEIDPEEKMTVEAFEVPLSFYVDDSPLEVVTQWARRSALDGSIWKLGGKRVDPEDVVVGENK is encoded by the coding sequence ATGGAGCTGTTGCCTTGTCAACTCTGCTCTGCCAGCCCAAATCAGCATCCAAAGAAATCAACTTACACGCTGAGATCAACGAACATGATGTCATCGCCTACTCTACCACCcgagctgcttctcctcattGTTGAGGCTGTTATGCCGCCAAACCCGCATCTGCTCTTCCCCGCATCAAACACCACGACTCGGACGCTGCTGGCGTTGACGAAGGTATCGCGGGCGACACATGCGCAAGCGACGCGGCTGCTGCGACAACGGTGCATGTTCATTGACTCGAGCCGGCGGCTAGCAAATATCCTGCTCTGCATGCCGCGCCTGGTGCCAAGCCTGCCGCCTGTCCTTTCGTTGCAGCACATCTCAGAGCTGTACATAGCTCCATTTAGGGATACGCTGGATGATCTACCGACGGCGCAATGGGTGCGAGAATTGTTCTGCGAGGTGTCTGAGACGCTGCGGCGGCTGGTGGTGCAGATGCCGTTTGCGAGCCTGGATCCAATGGAAGATCACTTGAGCGTGCGGCAGACGCTGAGAGATGGATTTGAGAAACTCCACAAGCTGGAAGAGTTTACATGCCTGGAGGAGTACCCCATGCTCAGTGTTTCAAACTCGCATACGGATGTGTGGCGGCTGTGGCCAGAGCTCAAACGCATGGTGTTATTCGGTGCTCCTGTTGATAGCCACTGGCTTTGGTGGGACATTGCTACGCTGCCGAAATTGGAGCATGTGGTCTTGGCACGGCCAGTTCACCTGGATGCAGTAAATATCAAGGATGAATATTTTCACAAGCTGCCACCAGAAGATGTGAGGTTGAAGAGGGATATCAAGATTGTACTCATGGATTTGGCTTATGAACTTGGCACAGTGAGAACGGAGAAGTGGCAGGAGATTGATCCGGAAGAAAAGATGACGGTGGAAGCATTCGAGGTGCCATTATCCTTTTACGTGGACGACTCGCCACTTGAGGTAGTGACACAGTGGGCAAGAAGGTCAGCGCTGGATGGGAGCATATGGAAGTTGGGTGGGAAGAGAGTGGACCCGGAAGATGTGGTGGTCGGAGAAAACAAGTAA
- the ATG11 gene encoding oligomeric, coiled-coil, peripheral membrane protein, giving the protein MATQVLIAHTGQRLEVDTAQFSSLDDLKTWVARNSPISPQHIIALTPQGRSVKFASLHAEKEIYIYDIRVTHPTSPGSASSLISEALPLRRQSIPNAPNSIENIQAITSWQELCNDRRNWAARIMEDCGQLNAYAQARYDEIDVMIRCLDAAVTNVEISVRQIEPKYNELKKWVTPALAEYEQLVSSWEHYLDLARSIPISPGLVRFMTRGQVNKADSTLQDLIELETVNKAVKLAPTAQRRFTQKATELDNAANQMYQALGTLSAEFDQLMNRSLLSHNNDTPQLMEDIEVVARQIDSDYHTALSYGNSQRDLAQASKTASIHTERLMPTLKKRAKEMDEMVQYATRSRNSIAADSVSFMRSITEITSLHSSVRNQINVLNQSEDDMTTFDYLRLIQQLPYMYASFMVEAIRRREWIDKVKADSSTLANEMALFQDEESKRRKKWQKMVGSTYGPGLDTNVMGLEVNLRGEDIPWPTVGKNELEEFLQVLQERNADPELVDDVAKLLQELTTPTKQQAKRLKAFKNGSVHEAALGRSGLLIRGDDDLITTLQDEKTRLENKLKTADSRVRRLEDLLHRQSQASRPGNLFPLPGQQNGHSRHNSISSIKSTRIEDRQPLSEGAEQLSQRIAQLENELRAEKKRSADIQKELDSRVTERDDMKDRIEEVNSTKKDLLENMEALKREFLDERISLEGEIKALKARLEDTEEEMDHFGESRENEKATFDERIQALEAEIEQLNKERKDDALKAQGQVEFLRKETQMQRDQLDASERRLRSVREEARATSKKLDAAEESAESRLEWLKKLYAELSSDTSMPTDEADLAEALLSSAADLVEKLRNSGSNASILRSELDKATTSVKDLRSELIQMEEKISSQEMSAMHVRENLAEEKAKVTALEREVTESREELNQLRGQLSDGETGSEMLRKRLEKEEKKVAELSEEVAWRQSQAGSLEEESRLFKQRFEDVQSKLSALNAKYEARDGRTKDLTQRLYSQNDRLTRLLERVGYSISRDAGQMVITRVSRSDKAPANPNDSSDPGSSIRRSLSLGGRAMTDSADLELLYWVNSTDLSVEDEKYQAFIEKLGAFDADLFSDTIYHRVKEAEHKARKWQREARSYRDRAHSLQKDSHNKIAFRNFKEGDLALFLPTRNQQAGAWAAFNVGFPHYFLREQDAHRLRHREWLVARISKIQERVVDLSKSLQTNNETDSNDEENDNPFQLSDGLRWYLIDAQEDKAGAPATPGMAKGKGKSRDSIASIEGINKTLSKSLESRRSSSASKKALPFHISGGTALLKNSALASETNSLRAAPPDTPTATSPVQGSILSTTNTDAGQRGGESSVQDKSGKAPEPQPQLHRNGRRRSSTVASPLKSSILWDQLWSMDYSYESTPRRR; this is encoded by the exons ATGGCTACACAGGTGTTGATTGCCCATACGGGCCAGCGGCTGGAGGTCGATACAGCGCAGTTTTCCAG TCTTGACGACCTGAAGACGTGGGTGGCCCGGAATAGCCCCATCTCGCCACAGCATATCATTGCCTTGACACCCCAGGGCCGCAGCGTCAAGTTTGCGAGTCTTCACGCGGAG AAAGAGATATACATTTACGATATTCGTGTCACGCACCCAACCTCTCCTGGTAGTGCGTCATCGCTCATCTCCGAGGCGTTACCCCTTCGGCGTCAATCCATCCCCAACGCACCGAACTCGATCGAGAATATCCAGGCAATCACATCATGGCAGGAACTATGCAATGACCGCCGGAATTGGGCGGCGCGAATCATGGAGGACTGCGGCCAATTGAATGCTTACGCGCAGGCCCGATATGACGAGATAGACGTTATGATCAGATGCTTAGACGCCGCCGTCACCAACGTTGAAATAAGCGTTAGGCAGATCGAGCCAAAGTATAACGAACTTAAGAAATGGGTTACGCCAGCCTTGGCGGAGTATGAGCAGCTTGTTTCGTCTTGGGAGCATTACCTGGATCTAGCTAGAAGCATTCCCATATCACCAGGCTTGGTCAGATTTATGACTCGTGGACAAGTAAACAAGGCCGATTCGACGCTACAGGACTTGATCGAACTCGAAACCGTCAACAAGGCCGTTAAACTAGCTCCTACAGCCCAACGAAGGTTCACCCAGAAAGCCACCGAACTCGACAATGCGGCCAACCAAATGTATCAAGCGCTGGGAACTCTCTCTGCCGAGTTTGATCAATTGATGAATCGGTCTCTTTTGAGCCACAACAACGATACTCCGCAACTCATGGAGGATATCGAGGTGGTGGCCAGACAGATCGATTCAGATTACCACACGGCGCTGAGCTATGGCAATTCGCAACGGGATCTAGCCCAGGCTTCGAAAACTGCCTCTATCCACACCGAAAGACTCATGCCCACTCTTAAAAAGCGAGCAAAagagatggatgagatggttCAATACGCAACGCGATCGCGAAATAGCATTGCTGCAGATTCTGTTAGCTTTATGCGGAGCATTACTGAGATCACTTCTCTGCACAGCAGCGTTAGGAATCAGATCAATGTTTTAAACCAGTCCGAAGATGATATGACAACGTTTGACTACCTGCGGctcatccagcagctgccATATATGTATGCCTCCTTTATGGTAGAGGCAATCCGGCGACGGGAGTGGATCGACAAAGTGAAAGCCGATTCCTCGACTCTTGCCAACGAAATGGCGTTGTTCCAGGACGAAGAGTCGAAGAGACGTAAAAAGTGGCAAAAGATGGTCGGAAGTACCTACGGACCTGGCCTTGACACCAATGTCATGGGACTTGAAGTTAACTTGCGAGGCGAGGATATCCCCTGGCCTACTGTTGGGAAGAACGAGCTAGAGGAGTTTCTCCAGGTATTGCAGGAGCGAAATGCGGATCCAGAGCTTGTTGATGACGTTGCAAAACTCCTTCAAGAGCTCACCACCCCTACTAAGCAGCAAGCGAAGCGGCTCAAAGCATTCAAGAACGGAAGTGTGCATGAGGCAGCATTAGGGAGAAGTGGGCTTCTAATTCGTGGTGACGATGATCTTATTACCACTCTGCAGGACGAAAAGACCAGGCTGGAAAACAAACTCAAAACTGCCGACAGCAGAGTGCGCCGCCTCGAAGATCTTCTCCATCGGCAGAGCCAAGCCTCGCGTCCCGGGAACCTGTTCCCGCTGCCGGGGCAGCAGAATGGTCATTCGAGACATAATTCCATTTCGTCAATCAAGTCGACTCGTATTGAAGACCGCCAGCCATTATCAGAAGGAGCAGAACAGTTGTCGCAACGGATAGCACAGCTGGAAAACGAACTTCGCGCGGAAAAGAAGCGTTCGGCAGATATCCAGAAAGAGCTTGACAGTCGTGTCACAGAGCGAGATGACATGAAGGATAGGATCGAAGAAGTCAACTCGACGAAAAAGGACCTCCTTGAGAATATGGAAGCACTGAAGCGAGAGTTCTTGGATGAGAGGATTTCGTTGGAGGGCGAAATCAAAGCGCTCAAAGCTCGCCTAGAGGATacggaagaggagatggatcATTTTGGAGAATCTCGGGAGAATGAGAAGGCTACTTTTGACGAGCGAATTCAGGCGCTTGAGGCAGAGATTGAGCAACTCAACAAGGAGCGGAAGGACGATGCACTTAAAGCTCAGGGTCAAGTCGAATTCTTACGCAAAGAGACTCAAATGCAACGGGATCAGCTTGACGCTTCCGAACGAAGGCTACGATCTGTTCGTGAGGAAGCCCGGGCTACATCGAAGAAGCTCGATGCCGCAGAAGAGAGCGCCGAGTCTCGACTAGAGTGGCTGAAGAAGCTATATGCTGAGCTATCATCGGACACCTCCATGCCAACTGACGAGGCTGATTTGGCAGAAGCTCTCCTATCTAGTGCTGCTGATCTTGTCGAGAAATTACGAAATTCCGGAAGCAATGCCTCGATTTTGCGATCTGAGCTTGACAAGGCTACTACTTCAGTCAAAGACCTTCGGTCAGAGCTGATAcaaatggaagagaagatcTCGTCGCAAGAGATGTCCGCTATGCATGTTCGAGAAAATCTTGCCgaggagaaggccaaggTAACCGCTTTAGAACGTGAAGTAAcggagagcagagaagaattgAATCAACTTCGCGGCCAGCTGTCTGACGGCGAGACTGGATCTGAGATGTTGCGCAAGAGACtggaaaaagaggagaagaaagttgCAGAGCTTTCAGAAGAAGTCGCGTGGCGACAATCTCAGGCTGGCAGCCTCGAAGAAGAGTCTCGTCTGTTCAAGCAGAGATTTGAAGATGTCCAATCGAAGCTATCTGCGCTTAATGCAAAGTACGAAGCGCGCGACGGGCGAACCAAGGACCTAACTCAGAGGCTTTACTCTCAGAACGACCGCCTAACCAGACTGCTTGAACGTGTAGGATACTCTATCAGCCGTGACGCCGGGCAAATGGTAATTACAAGGGTTTCTCGATCTGATAAGGCACCCGCAAATCCAAACGATTCTTCGGATCCTGGATCTTCCATCCGCCGGTCACTTAGCTTAGGTGGTCGGGCCATGACTGATAGTGCCGATTTAGAGCTTCTCTACTGGGTCAACAGCACGGACCTGTCGGTCGAAGATGAGAAATATCAAGCCTTCATCGAGAAGCTTGGCGCCTTCGACGCCGACTTGTTTTCCGACACCATATATCACAGAGTCAAGGAAGCAGAGCACAAGGCTCGGAAATGGCAACGAGAGGCTCGATCATACCGGGACCGGGCGCATAGCTTACAGAAAGACTCTCATAACAAGATTGCGTTTAGGAATTTCAAGGAGGGTGACTTGGCACTTTTCTTGCCAACACGGAATCAGCAAGCGGGAGCTTGGGCTGCCTTTAATGTGGGATTCCCGCACTATTTCCTCCGTGAGCAAGATGCTCATCGACTACGACATCGGGAGTGGCTCGTTGCGCGAATCTCTAAGATCCAGGAGCGTGTTGTAGATCTTTCCAAGAGTCTCCAGACGAACAACGAAACTGACTCGAATGATGAGGAGAATGATAACCCCTTCCAGCTGTCAGATGGCTTGCGATGGTATCTTATCGATGCTCAAGAAGACAAAGCAGGGGCGCCTGCAACGCCTGGGATGG CcaaagggaaaggaaagagTCGGGACAGCATAGCGAGCATCGAAGGAATCAACAAGACTCTCTCTAAGAGCTTGGAAAGCCGCCGAAGTAGCTCGGCGTCTAAGAAAGCCTTGCCATTCCATATCAGCGGCGGAACAGCTCTGTTGAAAAATAGCGCGCTGGCGAGCGAGACCAACTCCCTCCGTGCTGCTCCGCCTGACACACCAACTGCCACAAGCCCGGTACAAGGCAGCATTCTTAGCACTACCAATACCGATGCGGGACAGCGAGGTGGTGAGTCATCGGTGCAGGATAAGTCGGGAAAGGCCCCCGAG ccacagccacagcttCACAGGAACGGCCGACGGAGGAGTTCAACTGTCGCGAGCCCCCTGAAGAGCTCAATTTTGTGGGACCAGCTATGGAGCATGGACTACAGTTATGAGAGCACGCCTaggaggagatga
- a CDS encoding uncharacterized protein (EggNog:ENOG41), protein MSEVDEPMTGVDGGESRLPLSEDETRVLELYDKLQELRLEIAILNAQQAGRNYDESNITEAQDALLTARARYRLRNDAIESVMMANPILKAVHNGTQASPIERDLFPYVQERDETSISVAQHAESVTKLRDDLTKVQVQSLRVCRENMELASELFALAEQAKQKKAVRVDDPRVQQEIEKLTREVKTSRQRWRVMKGVASGVVAGSGVDWAKDEDLRNIVLDPEDED, encoded by the exons ATGAGTGAGGTCGACGAGCCCATGACCGGTGTAGACGGCGGTGAATCCCGTCTGCCCCTTTCCGAGGATGAGACGAGAGTGCTGGAGCTGTACGACAAGCTCCAAGAGCTGAGGCTTGAAATCGCCATACTCAACGCGCAGCAAGCCG gTAGAAATTATGATGAGAGCAATATCACGGAAGCCCAAGATGCGCTTCTCACAGCAAGAGCTAGATATAGGCTACGAAACGACGCAATTGAGTCGGTAATGATGGCCAACCCGATCCTTAAGGCAGTCCACAACGGCACACAAGCATCACCAATAGAGCG GGACCTCTTCCCATATGTGCaggagagagacgagacgTCCATATCCGTAGCCCAGCATGCAGAGAGCGTGACAAAGCTCCGCGATGACCTGACCAAAGTCCAGGTGCAAAGCTTACGCGTATGTCGCGAGAACATGGAGCTTGCAAGCGAACTATTCGCGCTGGCAGAGCAggccaagcagaagaaggccgtCCGCGTCGACGACCCCCGGGTCCAgcaagagattgagaagctgaCTAGAGAAGTCAAGACCAGCAGGCAGCGGTGGAGGGTTATGAAGGGCGTAGCCAGCGGTGTCGTTGCTGGAAGCGGCGTCGATTGGGCAAAGGATGAAGATCTGCGCAACATTGTCCTGGATCCTGAAGATGAGGACTAA
- a CDS encoding uncharacterized protein (SECRETED:SignalP(1-19)) encodes MLQALEGLVFAVRVSVLRAICVQPLEECAIKDKLSTVSIVKAVLHTCACTSKVEQDEIAEAYSAWIYEGISAPETHHIIKSNSRHVIDPQRVARKCHRNTVRTGRDALQQTIYTLQAKATPYDEAPPTLGAA; translated from the exons ATGCTGCAGGCATTGGAGGGGCTGGTCTTTGCTGTACGCGTCTCTGTACTCCGCGCGATATGTGTGCAGCCGCTGGAGGAATGCGCCATCAAAGACAAGCTCAGTACAGTATCTATTGTGAAAGCGGTGCTCCATACATGTGCGTGTACCAGCAAAGTTGAGCAAGACGAAATAGCTGAGGCATATTCTGCATGGATATATGAAGGTATCTCAGCTCCAGAGACGCACCA TATCATAAAGTCGAACTCGCGGCATGTTATTGATCCGCAAAGAGTAGCCCGAAAGTGCCATCGCAATACCGTACGGACAGGTAGGGACGCGCTGCAGCAAACAATATATACCTTGCAAGCCAAAGCTACACCGTACGATGAAGCGCCCCCAACACTTGGTGCTGCCTAA
- the NHP6 gene encoding Non-histone chromosomal protein 6 (EggNog:ENOG41) has translation MPKAASGKRGAKDTKKRAKKDPNAPKRGLSAYMFFANEQRENVREENPGISFGQVGKLLGERWKALNDKQRAPYEAKAAADKKRYEDEKQAYNADQEDESS, from the exons ATGCCTAAGGCTGCATCTGGAAAGCGTGGTGCCAAGGACACCAAGAAGCGCGCCAAGAAGG ACCCCAACGCTCCCAAGCGTGGTCTCTCTGCTTACATGTTCTTCGCCAACGAGCAGCGTGAGAACGTCCGTGAGGAGAACCCCGGCATCTCATTCGGTCAGGTCGGCAAGCTGCTCGGTGAGCGGTGGAAGGCCCTGAACGACAAGCAGCGTGCCCCTTatgaggccaaggccgctgcCGACAAGAAGCGATATGAGGATGAGAAGCAGGCCTACAAC GCTGACCAGGAGGACGAGTCATCGTAG
- a CDS encoding uncharacterized protein (EggNog:ENOG41), with amino-acid sequence MEVASPIEDAGAMVDAHLLKGCCLEAERSDSVWLRLEGLFLALPEANRRQLRSLIDEIRTTSLILRELADLSQVHQDRVPLVLDPLNTVLPCLSRSLRDIVTHYENRKLTKVNRWRTMFHEMTNEAGGLQLPQRFVVYNHYLTAIRNLLSRSPDFDLNMMEAFRLQILNLREARGIPPPPIQAGPLVRYGTIPPVEKDNSVHWAEQIFSLPLPSRSPLKGGLPSESFGPHRPWGHLTIPANSKVLFRRPVDDDKISLIAYSDGRDGSPYLLLRTFYMGGPWFSLRGVHELCIHRENDSIQFKRWSHSENCSKLWATLRFQTWEELILMYCTFLALKSRNALTVQLATKEYALKGEHKLFQATILDDGFKHSLIVYEDRYTGGRRIHVAVWEGELRQCPVWTAFVTHQSTSPTWLKRVSRKRIRLADIQLYVFSQQYRQQTQRKGTGGSFELQFYSEEAAQSFKDLFYVPIKSNTSRPITPRPITPRIASRPTTPRA; translated from the exons ATGGAGGTAGCCTCACCAATCGAGGATGCGGGGGCCATGGTTGATGCCCATCTTCTAAAGGGATGCTGCTTGGAGGCGGAGAGATCAGACAGTGTCTGGCTGCGGCTCGAAGGCCTGTTTCTTGCTCTGCCAGAGGCCAATCGTCGGCAGCTGCGATCGCTTATTGACGAGATCAGGACCACTAGCTTGATTTTGCGAGAGCTGGCTGACCTGTCCCAAGTTCACCAAGACCGCGTGCCACTGGTGCTGGATCCTCTGAATACCGTTTTGCCGTGCCTGTCACGATCTCTAAGAGACATTGTAACGCATTATGAGAACCGGAAATTGACCAAAGTAAACCGCTGGCGGACAATGTTTCACGAAATGACCAATGAAGCCGGCGGTCTACAGCTTCCTCAGCGATTCGTCGTGTATAATCACTATCTTACCGCTATCCGCAACTTATTATCCAG ATCACCTGATTTTGATCTCAACATGATGGAAGCCTTCCGTCTGCAAATTCTGAATTTGCGAGAGGCAAGAGGAATTC CTCCGCCTCCAATACAGGCTGGTCCTTTAGTCCGTTACGGGACTATACCTCCCGTGGAAAAAGATAAT TCCGTACATTGGGCCGAGCAAATCTTTTCTCTACCTCTACCTTCTCGGTCACCTCTGAAGGGCGGGCTCCC ATCCGAATCATTTGGACCACATCGACCGTGGGGTCACTTGACTATTCCTGCCAACTCAAAAGTTTTGTTTCGACG GCCCGTCGACGATGACAAAATCTCCCTCATCGCCTACTCTGATGGGCGTGATGGCTCCCCTTACCTCCTGCTTCGGACCTTTTACATGGGCGGGCCGTGGTTCTCACTGCGCGGCGTTCATGAGCTGTGCATCCATCGGGAGAATGATTCCATACAATTCAAAAGATGGAGCCATTCCGAAAACTGCTCCAAGCTCTGGGCAACGTTGCGCTTCCAGACCTGGGAAG AGCTGATCCTCATGTACTGTACGTTCTTGGCTCTCAAGTCTCGCAACGCTTTGACAGTGCAGCTGGCGACCAAAGAATACGCTCTCAAGGGCGAACACAAACTCTTTCAAGC AACCATTCTAGATGACGGTTTTAAGCATTCACTCATTGTTTACGAAGACCGATACACGGGGGGTCGGCGCATCCACGTCGCCGTGTGGGAGGGAGAGCTGCGCCAATGTCCCGTCTGGACAGCCTTTG TAACCCATCAATCCACGTCTCCCACCTGGCTCAAACGAGTCAGCCGCAAGAGAATCCGCTTGGCCGACATTCAGTTGTACGTTTTCAGCCAGCAGTACAGGCAACAAACACAGCGAAAGGGCACTGGGGGGTCATTTGAACTTCAGTTTTATAGCGAAGAAg ctgctcaaaGCTTTAAAGATTTGTTTTATGTCCCAATCAAATCCAACACCTCCCGACCCATCACACCCCGGCCGATTACACCGAGAATTGCGTCTCGGCCGACCACTCCAAGGGCTTAA